GATCATTCTTCTAGTCTGTCTGCTGTATTCTGCTGCACAACTAAAACTCTGGTATGAGATGTGTGTATTCTTGCCTCTAATGCAACTAGCATCATGCATGCATTAAGATCCTTGAGCAAGACCAAGACCAGCTCTTTGCATACCCTATTAGGTTCATTTCTTGTAGTTGCAGTAGCTATCCTTGAGGTGTCCCGAATGAGGAGAGAGGCTGAAATCATTTCTCCCTTGGTAAGTGATTGGTACTGGGATGAATCGTTTTCACAattgattttaatatttaatgaacAAAAAATTCATGATAAGAGTAGGCTAAAAAATATTCGATATGTTGGAATAAGCCATGACAACAATGTAGCGGCCATTTGtctcaaaaaataaaagttaatgGCCATTAAAATGGTTTTGGAGGCCTTCTGTAATCGCCCTTAATTAAATATTATCCCATTATAGTATCATTTATGAAACCAATACGGTGACTGTTTCTTTACGTCGTTACCGTGCGTTAAAATAAAGTAATATTCTACTATAACTATGCAAAGCAATGTTGTACCTCAATAAACACTGATTAGAGCTATAAAAATGGGTGGCGTTGTGGTGGAAAATATTCCTAATGCTGCGCTGCGGTTACATTCGTCTAGCTTACGGTCTATGTGGTGATCCAGAtatatctaaagattctctaaGATATTTTGGTTAGGATCCTCTAGCTGACCTGACAACTGAGACGAATGGATCGAGAAGCAGTCGATCTTTGCAGACGAAGCTTCTCGCTTTAGCTCGGCGATCAATCAGTTTAACGACCAACTCGAGTCAGGTAGAACATTCCTACAATAGAAGTAGCTTGACTCTTTCACCAAATACATCAAGGTTGCAGCAATTCTATCATATGCTAGGGAGTTACAACATACTCTTGGGTTGTCATACCATGCCAAGCGAGTTGTTGTAGTATGATGCCGCATTTGTTAGGATATGATTAGCAAGATTTTTAGGATCCTCACAATAGATAAACCTGGAGATTCTTTTATGTAAGATCATAGCCTAATACCCAATTCTCTACTACTCAATCACCTAATACTGacattattctttttctttcttatttttcattGAAAATGATTTAAGCGTTGAAGGATCCGATCGAAACTTAATTTCGTGAGCTCTGTGGCTTTCTCCTGTTGTCTGAAGATATATGGAAGCAATCTGCATCATTATTTTGGAATCAATAGTAGCAAATTGATGTCGTCtataaaaatgaagaaaaaaaaagccaCAAGGCTCAGAAAAAACAACCATCAAGCATTTATCCATCTTATTTCTGATAGCTCCCTGCACAACTCTTTAGGTTTTAGTCCCCTCAATCGTTGCAAGAGGCATCAATGCTAGATGTCCGATTTGCTCGCCAAGCAGATACAAACTTTAACAAAAACGATGCAGAACATGCAGCAGTATACTAGTAATCCCTTTGTTAGTTAGCTGACTTACTAAGAGGTTCGACATAAGGTGTGCAACCAGATTAAGATCGTAAATATGTTAGAAATTatcatacataaaaaaatatatttagaaagtcatatatatctaAATATGTTAGAAATTATAGGAAAATATTTTAGAACATTTTGAACAAAATTAAGTACCGAAAACTATTTTaagaagttaattttttttaaaaaatttaaataaatttagattgagtttaaatcttcttgattattagaaaaattaaaattaaaattttcttcgAAGACCATTAATTGTTTTAGAGAGCTATGTTAAAGTTAATGAGAAAAattttctttaagaaatattattcgcttattaattattttataacaatattggctattaaattttatttataaaaaatttatggatatttcagattttttttaaatgttgGGGAGAGGTTTAGTTTTCTATCCTCTTCGCATTTAATAATAATAGATATACAGTTAAAGATAGAGACAGAGATACTATATTAAGTAATTTCTTATACTGTATTATGTTAACATTGGTGCCCTCCTTTCTCTGTTCGGCTGTCCCTGCTGTCCCCTTTGCCGTCCTGCCGAGCCATGGCGCCCCCCTCCGTATCCTTCCTCTGCTGctgcttccttctttcctcctgtctcatcctctctttttccattgagaatttcagagagagaagaaGCGAAGAGGGGTAAGCGAGGAAGGCGAGAGAGAAACAGAGATGGCGATCCTGTACGCTTTGGTGGCGCGGGGCTCGGTGGTTCTGGCGGAGTTCAGCGCGACGCCGACGAACGCCAGCGCGATCGCCCGGCAGATCCTGGAGAAGATCCCGGGCACCAACGACAGCCACGTCTCCTACTCCCAGGACCGCTACGTCTTCCACGTCAAGCGCaccgatgggatcaccatcctatgCATGGCCGACGACACCGCCGGCAGTGAGTATTcccccctttctctcctcttctgcCAGTTATTGGATTATTTATTCGATTCCTGGGTGGATTGGATAGAAAGTCGGCGCCTTTGGTGGGTGGCCATTTTTTTAATCTGATGGGATCCCATCGTCTATCTTTTCCTTGAATCGAACTTTGAGGATCTTGGTGGTTCCGCTGCTTAGATTTGGCCATGTTTGGAAGCAAGTCGATAACTTGGTGCAGGATTCTATGACTTAGTGATATTTTAATGGATTGCCTCATATTATGAAGAAAATTTGTTGAACCCTATAGAAAGATGTGGACCTTATCTGATCTATTAACTGTATAAGAAGTTTATAATCAAGCTTAGTGATGTTGTCTTTTGCCCTCACTTCCTgagtttcatttttcttcttcttcttcttcttctttttcttttcttccttgttTCAATTCATACTTAAATTCAGTTATACCTGATATCTTAATAGCTATATAATCTgtaatattatcaaaaattaCTCTCGTTAGTGAAACTTGTCTAGAGCTTGCTGCTATCAAGGAACTTCCAATTTTTGACAAAAGCTCATTAAGATGGTATGAGCATGTGCAATAAAAATCTGAGTGCCTTTATTAAGGAGAGAGATTCAAATTTGTTTAGGATGGTCTAGAAAATAAATGGGAAGGTATAGGCTATAATGGTGAAATTTTTGAGAAAGGATTGGGAAAACCTTTTAAATAGCATCAAAGGCAACCTTTAATAGGAATGGTTAGTGAATGACTCTTCATAAAGCTAGACTTAAGATTGTATCATTATCCATAAGTTTTATATAAAATTCTTGCATCTTAACTgctcattaaaattttaaaagggaCAATAATGGGTTAAGCTGAGTCCGGTCAGGAGTACTGCCTGCATCTGCTTATATATGCTTGACCTGACCTAACCAACCATCCtgcttgtgatttttttttttttcttttcttttggcgtATACATCCAGGTGGGTGGGGTTTTTTTGATCCCACCATACCCATTCACGAAATatattagtaaaaattatttgtacTTATATTTTGTTTTAAAAGCACAGTGTCCAATGTTCCCAGACAATTTGGAGTTGGTACTATGGCTTTATGGAGAAAACATATACAGTCTAATAGACTATGGATTTATACATAGAAGTTCGTCAAGCACTTCTCGTCATTCCCTATTTAGAGAGAAATAAGCACCAAATTCTACTTTGCAgtacaaaaagagagaaatataGAAAGGAAAATTAGAAGCATGATGGCcattaaaaaacaaaaaatcaTTACTCTTTCATATCTTGTTTTCGTCTGTTGGAATTATTTTGTGCTCACAAGCCTTAGTTTCTTGTTGATGACAAGCCCCATTGGCACTCACAAGCAATGAAAAGAGTAAAGAGTTCTGTAAGTGAGATTTGTGGAAACATTGAAGGTTACTTGTAGAGAGGAAGGGATTACGATCAGGATGTTAAGTCTATTTTTTGGTAATATGTTGAGCATCTTCCAACTAGAGCTTTCAAAATCTTGTGTAATGTATAAAAGTCCAATGAGCAGGACCAAACTATTGCAAGATGTGGGTGTGGGCCTGCATATATGCAGTAATTATTTGTTGAGCTTGGTTCATGTTATTGTATAGGGCAGCCATTAGTCCATTACACTAACCATAAATTGGTAGTTGCTAAATTTTTCTGTTCATCTGCATTATTGgagttattgatgattttttttggcTTTTAGCCTTCTTTCCTGTTTGTGATGGTAGTTTAATATGCCTTTCTTAATTGTCATGGCTCCAGCTGTGGTTTAAAGTTATTTTATCTCATCGATATGTACTGGAATGGCgcaaaaaataaagagataaaAGGTTGATCTTTAttgctaaatatatatatatattgtttactGACAGCCTTAATTTCTTGCAATATAACTTGTTCGTGACTTCATTCTCTCAATAAAGCAAGGTATGCATTTGTGCTAATACCAGCCATCTACTGATGTGTTTCCAGTCAGGTAAATTATCCTTTTGGTTCAGAAGATACTTTCAGAGTCTCCAAGAGGAGTAATAGAAAACAAAGCTGAGGCCTTCTTTTAACCAACATATAATGCAAAAGCTTCTCTCTAGTGTAGATTGCATAGGTAGTGCATTGATCTAACTTGAACATGTAAACTAAAGCTTATTCAAGGACATGATAGAGTACAATGATGAAGTAGTTGGCCATACATTGCAATAGGAATGCAACTATTGATGGCcaagattttatgaaaaaattgcaATTAGAATATTAATGTCACTCTGTCTGAGAAATCATATAGTATGAGTGTCAGTATATTATGAACTCCCTGTGGGTTTTGAGTTGCTCTTTTCTCATAAGAGTCATCAAAGGATTGTATACAGTGTCAAGGCTGTGCTACCCTAGCACTAGCATGGTAAGCGCTGTACTGCACCAGGACCTGCTTGACAGGCATTAGCACTGCTGCTTGCCCTGCACTATCAGGCAGCCCATACCATGCCAATACTGAGTGCCAGTAGGGCAACAGCATAGCATGCAAAGTCTCTTCTATTGAGCATGCAGACTCAGATTGAGTTGATCCTAAGGATTGCTCGGAGAAGACAAAAGTTCCTTTCTGATTGCTGGCTTTACTAGCTCTTTGTTACATTTCATCTAGTGTTCATTTGACATGTCATTGACAGACTGCTAGCTGCACTCCTTATTTGTGCTTCTGCATACTCATTTTCCAAATTTAGTGTTACCATGAGATAGATATGTTCTTCCTCCTTATCTTAATCTTTTTTAGACATTTTAAATTTGAGAACTTTGGTGAATTCCCTAAATGTGATTCTAGATTTTTTCCTTCCATTTCTTTCATAGGTAACTGTTGATAATACTCTTGAGACCACTATGATTACCCTTTACTGAATCGATATGCAATTACAAGACACTTCAGAGGATTTCTTTATGACATCATCTTTCAGAGATGCCACTTCTCTAGGCTaacaaataataaataaattccaGTGCAGATTGAGTGGATTTTGGATTGAGCATATAACAGCATGTGCTTTTGTTTTAAGTTTATCATGTAAATATTGAATTTCTTCTTAAGAGTTCCAGTGAATTGATACGGTAAAGTTTTGTATGTCACTTGTATTAATAATGTTAATCTGATAATACATATGCTCTTATTCTGTTCTTATACTCATTTTTACATATTAATTTGAACAGGGGAGCACTCCACAATAGTATATTGCATCTCAAGTTCCTGCTTACAGACCATTTATTTTCATATCCTTGTTCATCAAGACATATAACATTCTAAATTTGTTGAATACTTGTACAGGAAGAATTCCTTTTGCATTTCTTGAGGATATTCATGGAAGATTTGTGAAGACATATAGCCGTGCTTGTCACACGGCTCTTGCTTATGCAATGAATGATGAATTTTCGAGGATCTTGAGTCAACAGATGGACTATTACTCAAATGACCCTAATGCTGATAGGATAAACCGTATCAGAGGTGAAATGAGTCAGGTAGAGTTCAAATGCTTCTGCATTTTACTAATTACTATTTAATAGTAAGTAGGAACGTGGATTGCATGTGGAAGTcagtattattttatttttaagagaaACATATGTTAAATTTGTTGTAAATTAGCAAGCTCTAAACATGCATCATATTTAAGCTTAACAAATTGAggctaaaaattaaatcaatgATATATCCTGGCTTGAACTAATAAACTCATGCTATGAAAAAGGGTCTTGCATGATCCTCCAAATAAATTTACAAAACAAAGAATCAAAAGAAATGTTTGATGATCCAAACTAAGAATTCAGTAGAAGAAAGAACTGGGTTACATCGTTGTCACTCCATCTTATATGACTTTGTATAAATTTTTggtctgcaaaaaaaaaaaaaaaggcaaagagaaataaataaatacataagaGTAAACATACACTAAAATAGTTTGTAGAATAGGGGAATGGGAAAGAAAATAAAGTAATTCTTTGCTAGGGTAATTTTTCTTTAGATTTTTCCAATTCTTCTAGGTCCCTACAAAGGACTTCCAATCATCCTTTaaagaacaaaataaaataaaaacattaTGAAATATTTAAGGTCAAAGAAGATATAGTGAACTAGGTTGGGATAGTGGTGCTAATAAAAACATTATGAAATGTTTAAGACTTTAAGGTCAAGAAAAAGATTATGAACTAGGACGGGATAGTGGTGCTCTATCTAATGTCTCTTTTAGCGTAG
The DNA window shown above is from Elaeis guineensis isolate ETL-2024a chromosome 8, EG11, whole genome shotgun sequence and carries:
- the LOC105049430 gene encoding vesicle-associated membrane protein 711 → MAILYALVARGSVVLAEFSATPTNASAIARQILEKIPGTNDSHVSYSQDRYVFHVKRTDGITILCMADDTAGRRIPFAFLEDIHGRFVKTYSRACHTALAYAMNDEFSRILSQQMDYYSNDPNADRINRIRGEMSQVRNVMIENIDNVLERGDRLELLVDKTANMQGNTIRFRKQARRFRNTVWWRNVKLTVALILLLLVIIYVVLAFVCHGITLPSCIR